From the Serratia nematodiphila DZ0503SBS1 genome, one window contains:
- the macA gene encoding macrolide transporter subunit MacA translates to MTGFKGHKRRWILVLAVIAAIAAAAVWHFRHPAPTDFKTVKVTQRDLQQNVLATGQLDAVRKVDVGAQVSGQLEKLYVEIGDKVKKGQLLGVIDPQQAQNSIREGEATLRELHAQLLQAQAEQQLAAVTLQRNQALARLQAVSRQDLDQAATQLAVKKAQVGTINAQIARNQASLDTAKINLAYTRIEAPMDGDVVQITTLQGQTVIAAQQAPNILTLADLGTMLVKAQVSEADVINLKPGQKAWFTVLGDPTRRFDGVLKDIQPTPEKVNNAIFYYARFEVPNPERLLRLQMTAQVHIQLAGVQQALVIPLAALGDQIADNRYHVSVLKQGKEEKREVAIGLRNNIDVQILRGLEAGDEVIVSRGGVEAG, encoded by the coding sequence TTGACAGGGTTTAAAGGACATAAACGCCGCTGGATACTCGTTCTGGCGGTGATTGCGGCGATTGCTGCGGCGGCCGTTTGGCACTTTCGCCATCCGGCGCCAACCGATTTCAAAACGGTGAAGGTCACCCAGCGCGATCTGCAGCAGAACGTGTTGGCGACCGGCCAGCTGGACGCGGTGCGCAAGGTTGACGTCGGCGCGCAGGTCAGCGGACAGTTGGAAAAACTGTATGTCGAGATCGGCGACAAGGTGAAAAAAGGCCAGTTGCTGGGGGTTATCGATCCGCAACAGGCGCAGAACAGCATCCGCGAAGGCGAGGCGACGCTGCGCGAACTGCATGCGCAGCTGCTGCAGGCGCAGGCGGAACAGCAACTGGCGGCGGTCACGCTGCAGCGCAACCAGGCGCTGGCCAGGCTGCAGGCGGTGTCGCGTCAGGATCTGGATCAGGCGGCGACGCAGCTGGCGGTGAAGAAGGCGCAGGTGGGCACCATCAATGCGCAGATCGCGCGGAATCAGGCCAGCCTGGACACCGCCAAGATCAACCTGGCCTACACCCGCATCGAAGCGCCGATGGATGGCGACGTGGTGCAGATCACCACGCTGCAGGGCCAGACGGTGATCGCGGCGCAGCAGGCGCCGAACATTCTGACGCTGGCGGATCTCGGCACCATGCTGGTGAAGGCGCAGGTCTCGGAGGCCGACGTCATTAACCTCAAGCCGGGTCAGAAGGCCTGGTTCACGGTGCTGGGCGATCCGACCCGGCGCTTCGACGGCGTGCTGAAAGACATCCAGCCGACGCCGGAAAAGGTCAATAACGCCATCTTCTATTACGCGCGTTTCGAAGTGCCCAACCCGGAAAGGTTGCTGCGCTTGCAAATGACGGCGCAGGTGCACATTCAGCTGGCCGGCGTTCAGCAGGCGCTGGTGATCCCGCTGGCGGCGCTGGGCGATCAGATCGCCGACAACCGCTACCATGTCTCGGTGTTGAAACAGGGCAAGGAAGAGAAGCGCGAGGTGGCCATCGGCCTGCGCAACAATATCGACGTGCAGATCCTCCGCGGGCTTGAGGCGGGCGATGAGGTGATCGTCAGCCGCGGCGGCGTGGAGGCCGGCTGA
- a CDS encoding VirK/YbjX family protein: MSQLSYPLASPRPLNGWQLMTALINGEKAPSNAWKKTSFRLKFLGRSLLNWRTTSGLLSTLASNPLLEEILNAQPNLPCKLHRPYLAANMSKIECLFALRDHYDLIVQRMPLKMRLGHLGPQPFVLARAMGKNEAPISLELAAIDKLNKEGEATLLLRNANGVMLAEITFALMHYQQQPTLFIGGLQGANHEVPHAEIQHTTKECHGLFPKRLVLEGVCTLARHLGIRRIVAVGNATHIYQNWRYQSKKKDQLHADYDQFWLSMGAKPLDSGYFLLPERIARKPIEEIASKKRAEYRRRYQLLDELEQGLVAHFCAR, encoded by the coding sequence ATGTCACAGCTCAGCTACCCACTCGCCTCCCCCCGGCCGCTTAACGGCTGGCAACTGATGACGGCGCTGATCAATGGCGAAAAGGCGCCAAGCAACGCCTGGAAAAAAACCTCGTTTCGCCTGAAGTTTCTCGGCCGTTCGCTGCTCAACTGGCGCACCACCAGCGGCCTGCTCAGTACCCTGGCCAGCAACCCGCTGCTGGAAGAGATCCTGAACGCGCAGCCGAACCTGCCGTGCAAGCTGCATCGCCCCTACCTGGCGGCCAACATGAGCAAGATCGAATGCTTGTTCGCCCTGCGCGATCATTACGATCTCATCGTGCAGCGCATGCCGCTGAAGATGCGTCTCGGCCACCTCGGCCCACAGCCTTTCGTGCTGGCCCGCGCGATGGGCAAAAACGAAGCGCCGATCTCGCTGGAACTGGCGGCGATCGACAAACTGAATAAGGAAGGGGAAGCCACGTTGCTGCTGCGCAACGCCAACGGCGTGATGCTGGCGGAAATCACCTTTGCGCTGATGCATTATCAGCAGCAGCCGACGCTGTTCATCGGCGGCCTGCAGGGCGCGAACCATGAGGTGCCGCACGCCGAGATCCAGCACACCACCAAGGAGTGTCACGGTCTGTTCCCTAAACGACTGGTGCTGGAAGGCGTTTGCACGCTGGCTCGGCATCTCGGCATCCGCCGGATCGTAGCCGTCGGCAATGCCACCCATATCTATCAAAACTGGCGTTACCAGAGTAAGAAGAAGGACCAACTGCACGCCGATTACGATCAGTTCTGGCTGTCGATGGGCGCCAAACCGCTCGACAGCGGCTATTTCCTGCTGCCCGAGCGCATCGCCCGCAAGCCGATCGAAGAGATTGCCAGCAAGAAGCGCGCCGAGTATCGCCGCCGCTATCAGTTGCTGGACGAACTGGAACAGGGATTGGTGGCGCATTTCTGCGCCCGATAA
- a CDS encoding ATP-dependent endonuclease: MFLERIEIVGFRGINRLSLMLDDNTLLLGENAWGKSSLLDALTLLLAPEQKLYRFEAHDFHFPPGEEAAKERHLQVVFTFCEKDIGHAHLPRYRHLTPLWVKGEDGLSRIHFRCEGELADDGTVCTWRGFLDADGNAFQLHHIEQLAHAIIRIHPVLRLRDARFIRRLRPSSLGDERKPDTQALAQQLDQLTRELVRNPQKLTNGELRQGLAAMQQLLEHYFAEQSSQVTRPRRRGGEPEQDAWRALDGINRMVAEPNSRSMRLILLGMFSTLLQAKGDVKLDPHARPLLLVEDPETRLHPIMLSVAWGLLNQLPLQRITTTNSSELVSLVPVEHVCRLVRESGRVATYRLGPRGLSAEDGRRIAFHIRFNRPSSLFARCWLLVEGETEVWLLNELARQCGYHFEAEGVRVIEFAQCGLKPLLRFARRMGIEWHALVDGDEAGKKYANTVRSLLDNHEDNERDRLTALPAPDMEHFMFREGFGPVYHRMASVPLNAQMPVRKVILKAVHHSSKPDLAIEVAMQAGEWGTDSVPPLLKKMFSRVIWLARGRAD, translated from the coding sequence ATGTTCTTGGAGCGTATCGAAATTGTAGGTTTTCGCGGCATTAACCGGCTGTCGCTGATGCTGGACGACAACACGCTGTTGCTCGGCGAAAATGCCTGGGGTAAATCCAGCCTGCTGGATGCGCTGACGCTGCTGCTGGCGCCGGAGCAGAAACTGTATCGGTTTGAAGCGCACGACTTCCATTTCCCTCCCGGTGAGGAGGCGGCCAAAGAGCGCCACCTGCAGGTGGTGTTCACCTTCTGCGAAAAAGACATCGGCCATGCGCACCTGCCGCGCTATCGCCACCTGACGCCGCTGTGGGTCAAGGGCGAAGATGGCCTGAGCCGCATTCATTTCCGCTGCGAGGGCGAGCTGGCCGACGACGGCACGGTGTGCACCTGGCGCGGTTTTCTCGACGCTGACGGCAACGCCTTTCAACTGCACCATATCGAACAGCTGGCCCACGCCATTATCCGCATCCATCCGGTATTGCGCCTGCGCGACGCGCGCTTTATTCGCCGCCTGCGCCCCAGCAGCCTCGGCGATGAACGCAAACCCGATACCCAGGCGCTGGCGCAGCAGTTGGATCAGCTGACGCGCGAGCTGGTGCGCAATCCGCAGAAGTTGACCAACGGTGAGCTGCGTCAGGGGCTGGCGGCGATGCAGCAGCTGCTGGAGCACTATTTCGCCGAGCAGAGTTCACAGGTGACGCGGCCGCGCCGCCGCGGCGGTGAACCGGAGCAGGACGCCTGGCGCGCGCTGGACGGCATCAACCGCATGGTGGCCGAGCCGAACAGCCGCAGCATGCGCCTGATCCTGCTGGGCATGTTTTCCACCCTGCTGCAGGCCAAGGGCGACGTCAAGCTGGATCCCCATGCCCGGCCGCTGCTGCTGGTGGAGGACCCGGAAACTCGCCTGCATCCGATCATGCTGTCGGTGGCCTGGGGGCTGCTCAATCAGCTGCCGCTGCAGCGCATCACCACCACCAACTCCAGCGAACTGGTGTCGCTGGTGCCGGTGGAGCACGTCTGCCGGCTGGTGCGCGAGTCGGGGCGGGTTGCGACCTACCGTCTCGGGCCGCGCGGGCTGAGCGCCGAAGACGGGCGGCGCATCGCGTTTCACATCCGTTTCAATCGGCCGTCGTCGCTGTTCGCCCGCTGCTGGCTGCTGGTGGAAGGCGAGACCGAAGTGTGGCTGCTGAACGAGCTGGCGCGCCAGTGCGGCTACCATTTCGAGGCGGAAGGGGTGAGGGTCATCGAATTCGCCCAGTGCGGCCTGAAGCCGCTGCTGCGCTTCGCCCGCCGTATGGGTATCGAGTGGCATGCGTTGGTGGACGGCGACGAGGCGGGCAAAAAGTACGCCAATACCGTGCGCAGCCTGCTGGACAATCATGAAGACAACGAACGCGATCGGCTGACCGCGCTGCCGGCGCCGGACATGGAGCACTTCATGTTCCGTGAAGGGTTCGGCCCGGTTTATCACCGAATGGCGTCGGTGCCGCTCAACGCGCAGATGCCGGTGCGCAAGGTGATCCTGAAAGCGGTTCACCACTCGTCGAAGCCGGATCTGGCGATTGAGGTCGCGATGCAGGCCGGCGAATGGGGCACGGACTCGGTGCCGCCGCTGCTGAAGAAAATGTTCTCACGGGTAATCTGGCTGGCGCGCGGCCGGGCGGACTGA
- a CDS encoding lysine exporter LysO family protein — protein MYSGLLIILLPLIVGYLIPLRHRPLLVLINRLLSWMVYVILFFMGISLAFMEDLSSNLVLIFQYSAVFFFCILCANLLLLALLERRMPWRSSHKQEKLPSRVHMALESLKLCGVVLGGFLLGLTQWQWLQFAHKGSEYALIFLLLLVGIQLRNSGMTLRQIVLNRRGTLVALVVTVASLAGGALAAQLLGLPVKAGLAMASGFGWYSLSGILITDAYGPVMGSAAFFNDLARELVAIMLIPTLVRRSRSTALGLCGATSMDFTLPVLQRSGGLDMVPPAIVHGFLLSLLAPVLIALFS, from the coding sequence ATGTACTCAGGACTGTTGATTATTCTGTTACCGCTGATTGTCGGTTACCTCATTCCCTTACGCCATCGCCCGCTGCTGGTGCTGATCAACCGGCTGCTCAGCTGGATGGTGTACGTGATCCTGTTTTTCATGGGTATCAGCCTGGCATTCATGGAAGATCTCAGCAGCAACCTGGTGCTGATCTTCCAGTACAGCGCGGTGTTCTTCTTCTGCATTCTCTGCGCCAACCTGCTGTTGCTGGCGCTGCTGGAGCGGCGCATGCCGTGGCGCAGCAGCCATAAACAGGAAAAGCTGCCTTCGCGCGTGCACATGGCGCTGGAGTCGCTCAAGCTGTGCGGCGTGGTGCTCGGCGGCTTCCTGCTCGGCCTGACGCAGTGGCAATGGCTGCAGTTCGCCCATAAAGGCAGCGAATATGCGCTGATCTTCCTGCTGTTGCTGGTCGGCATTCAGCTGCGCAACAGCGGCATGACGCTGCGCCAGATCGTGCTCAACCGCCGCGGCACGCTGGTGGCATTGGTGGTGACCGTCGCGTCGCTGGCCGGCGGCGCGCTGGCGGCTCAGCTGCTGGGGTTGCCGGTCAAGGCCGGGCTGGCGATGGCCTCCGGCTTCGGCTGGTACTCGCTGTCCGGCATTCTGATCACCGACGCCTACGGCCCGGTGATGGGCAGCGCCGCGTTCTTCAACGATCTGGCACGCGAGCTGGTGGCGATCATGCTGATCCCGACGCTGGTGCGCCGCAGCCGCTCCACCGCCCTCGGCCTGTGCGGCGCCACCTCGATGGACTTCACCCTGCCGGTGCTGCAGCGCAGCGGCGGGCTGGACATGGTGCCGCCCGCCATCGTGCACGGCTTCCTGCTGAGCCTGCTGGCGCCGGTGCTGATCGCCCTGTTCTCCTGA
- the hcp gene encoding hydroxylamine reductase codes for MFCVQCEQTIRTPAGNGCAYSQGMCGKTAETSDLQDLLVAALQGLSAWALQARSLGIVDHEIDSFAPRAFFSTLTNVNFDSQRIIGYARETLLLRDSLAARCRLLDAGVRVDHPMAALQLAGDAMPALLQQAAQFALNSDKAEVGDDVHGLRLLCLYGLKGAAAYMEHAHVLGQFDEQLYADYHAFMAWLGTRPRDVDTLLNNAMGIGKMNFNVMAILDRGETQAYGDPQPSAVNVRPVAGKAILISGHDLKDLRMLLEQTEGQNVNVYTHGEMLPAHGYPELKKFKHLVGNYGSGWQNQQTEFAKFPGPIVMTSNCIIDPNVGNYGDRIWTRSIVGWPGVNHLEGDDFGAVIRQAQGMNGFPYTEIEHLITVGFGRQTLLNAADTVIDLVSQKKLRHVFLVGGCDGSRDERSYFTDFARSVPHDCLIMTLACGKYRFNKLDFGTLEGLPRLLDVGQCNDAYSAIMLAVKLADTLGCSVNELPLSLVLSWFEQKAIVILLTLLSLGVKNIVTGPTAPGFLTDNLMAILNEKFGLRPITTVEQDITALLA; via the coding sequence ATGTTCTGTGTGCAATGTGAACAAACCATCCGTACCCCGGCAGGCAACGGCTGCGCGTATTCTCAGGGCATGTGCGGCAAAACGGCGGAAACCTCCGACCTGCAGGATCTGCTGGTGGCGGCGCTGCAGGGCCTCTCCGCCTGGGCGCTGCAGGCGCGTTCGCTGGGCATCGTCGACCACGAGATCGACAGCTTCGCCCCGCGCGCCTTCTTCTCCACCCTGACCAACGTCAACTTCGATTCCCAGCGCATCATCGGCTACGCGCGGGAAACTCTGCTGCTGCGCGACTCGCTGGCCGCCCGTTGCCGGTTGCTGGATGCCGGCGTGCGCGTCGATCACCCGATGGCGGCCCTGCAGCTGGCCGGTGACGCTATGCCTGCGCTGCTGCAACAGGCGGCGCAGTTTGCCCTCAACAGCGACAAGGCCGAGGTCGGCGACGACGTACACGGTTTGCGCCTGCTGTGCCTGTATGGCCTGAAAGGCGCGGCGGCCTATATGGAACACGCGCACGTGCTCGGCCAGTTCGACGAGCAACTCTATGCCGACTACCACGCCTTTATGGCCTGGCTCGGCACCCGGCCGCGCGACGTCGACACCCTGCTGAACAACGCCATGGGCATCGGCAAGATGAACTTCAACGTGATGGCGATCCTCGATCGCGGCGAAACCCAGGCCTACGGCGATCCGCAGCCCAGCGCGGTCAACGTGCGCCCGGTGGCCGGGAAAGCCATTCTGATTTCCGGCCACGATCTCAAAGATCTGCGCATGCTGCTCGAGCAAACCGAAGGGCAAAACGTCAACGTTTACACCCACGGTGAAATGCTGCCGGCGCACGGCTATCCGGAACTGAAAAAATTCAAGCACCTGGTGGGCAACTACGGCAGCGGCTGGCAAAACCAGCAGACGGAATTCGCCAAATTCCCCGGCCCGATCGTGATGACCTCCAACTGCATCATCGATCCTAACGTCGGCAACTACGGCGATCGTATCTGGACCCGCAGCATCGTCGGCTGGCCGGGCGTCAACCATCTGGAAGGCGACGACTTCGGCGCCGTGATCCGCCAGGCACAGGGCATGAACGGCTTCCCTTACACCGAGATCGAACACCTGATCACCGTCGGCTTCGGCCGCCAGACGTTGCTGAACGCCGCCGACACGGTCATCGACCTGGTATCGCAGAAAAAACTGCGCCACGTCTTCCTGGTCGGCGGCTGCGATGGCAGCCGCGACGAGCGCAGCTACTTCACCGACTTCGCCCGCAGCGTGCCGCATGACTGCCTGATCATGACGCTGGCCTGCGGCAAGTACCGTTTCAACAAGCTGGACTTCGGCACGCTGGAGGGGTTGCCGCGCCTGCTGGACGTCGGCCAGTGCAACGACGCCTACTCCGCCATCATGCTGGCGGTCAAGCTGGCGGACACGCTCGGCTGCAGCGTCAACGAGCTGCCGCTCAGTCTGGTGCTGTCGTGGTTTGAACAGAAGGCGATCGTCATTCTGCTGACGCTGCTGTCGCTGGGGGTGAAAAACATCGTCACCGGCCCGACCGCGCCGGGCTTCCTGACCGACAACCTGATGGCGATCCTCAACGAGAAATTCGGCCTGCGCCCGATCACTACCGTCGAGCAGGATATCACCGCGCTGCTCGCCTGA
- the hcr gene encoding NADH oxidoreductase, producing the protein MTQPTPLCPNRMQVHSIQRETADVWTLNLICDVFYPYQAGQFALVSIRNSEETLRAYTLSSSPGQSRFLSISVRCLPDGVGSRWLTQEVKPGNTLWLSDAQGEFSCERHPADRYLMLAAGCGVTPIVSMCRWLTANRPACDIVAIVNVRTPADTIFADQWRALCAAHPQLRLTLMAEQDLQPGYLSGRIDEQTLRQAAPDIAERTVMTCGPAPYMDQVEQLCRRLGVPAERFHKEQFHTPTAQADATEGLTLRAARPLREFRVPVGSTLLAAMEAHALPVNAACRAGVCGSCKTRILEGDYTTTSTMTLSEEEIAQGYVLACSCQLQGDVTLA; encoded by the coding sequence ATGACTCAACCCACTCCGCTTTGCCCGAATCGCATGCAGGTGCATTCCATCCAGCGTGAAACCGCCGACGTCTGGACGCTGAACCTGATCTGCGACGTTTTTTATCCTTACCAGGCCGGCCAGTTTGCGCTGGTCAGCATCCGCAACAGCGAGGAGACGCTGCGCGCCTATACGCTCTCCTCCTCGCCCGGCCAGAGCCGCTTTCTCAGCATCAGCGTGCGCTGCCTGCCGGACGGCGTGGGATCGCGTTGGCTGACGCAAGAGGTCAAGCCCGGCAACACGCTGTGGCTGTCCGACGCGCAGGGCGAATTCAGCTGCGAGCGCCACCCGGCCGATCGTTATCTGATGCTGGCCGCCGGCTGCGGCGTGACGCCGATCGTCTCGATGTGCCGCTGGCTGACCGCCAACCGTCCGGCCTGCGATATCGTCGCGATCGTTAACGTGCGCACCCCCGCCGACACGATCTTCGCCGATCAATGGCGCGCGCTGTGCGCCGCCCATCCGCAGCTGCGCCTGACGCTGATGGCCGAGCAGGATCTGCAGCCCGGCTACCTCAGCGGCCGCATCGATGAACAGACGCTGCGGCAGGCGGCGCCGGATATCGCCGAACGCACGGTGATGACCTGCGGCCCTGCGCCCTACATGGATCAGGTGGAGCAGCTGTGCCGCCGGCTCGGCGTGCCGGCCGAGCGTTTCCATAAAGAGCAGTTCCACACGCCGACGGCGCAGGCCGACGCCACCGAAGGGCTGACGCTGCGCGCCGCGCGCCCGCTGCGCGAATTCCGCGTACCGGTTGGCAGCACGCTGCTGGCGGCGATGGAGGCCCACGCCCTGCCGGTCAACGCCGCCTGCCGCGCCGGGGTGTGCGGCTCGTGCAAAACTCGCATCCTCGAGGGCGACTACACCACCACCAGCACCATGACGCTGAGCGAGGAAGAGATAGCGCAAGGCTACGTGCTCGCCTGCAGTTGCCAGCTGCAGGGCGACGTCACGCTGGCGTGA
- the poxB gene encoding ubiquinone-dependent pyruvate dehydrogenase, whose amino-acid sequence MKQTVATLIAKTLDQAGVKRIWGVTGDSLNGLSDSLHRMGTIEWLGTRHEEVAAFAAGAEAQLTGQLAVCAGSCGPGNLHLINGLFDCHRNHVPVLAIAAHIPSSEIGSGYFQETHPQELFRECSHYCELVSNPEQLPRVLEIAMRKAILNRGVSVVVLPGDVALRMAPEDAPLTWHTPALPLVQPPMSELNKLAETLNKAKNITLMCGSGCAGAHDEVVKLAELLQAPVVHALRGKEHIEWDNPYSVGMTGLIGFSSGYHAMMNADTLVLLGTQFPYRAFYPTNANIIQIDINPGSIGAHCPVNMALVGDIHTTLTALLPQLEPKRDRAFLDKALEHYRNARKDLDGLATANDDQPIHPQYLAQQLSQYASDDAIFTCDVGTPTVWAARYVKMNGKRRLLGSFNHGSMANAMPQAIGAQATAPDKQVIAMCGDGGFTMLMGDFLSLAQLKLPVKIVVFNNSVLGFVAMEMKAGGYLTDGTDLHNPDFAAIANAAGIKGIRVEKASDLDGALQEMLAHPGPALLDVVTAKQELAMPPQIKFEQAKGFSLYMLRAIINGRGDEVVELAKTNWLR is encoded by the coding sequence ATGAAGCAAACCGTAGCCACACTGATCGCCAAAACGCTGGATCAAGCCGGCGTAAAACGCATTTGGGGCGTGACCGGCGATTCGCTCAACGGCCTTAGCGACAGCCTGCACCGCATGGGCACCATCGAATGGCTGGGCACCCGCCATGAAGAGGTGGCCGCCTTCGCCGCCGGCGCCGAAGCTCAGCTTACCGGCCAGTTGGCGGTGTGCGCCGGTTCCTGCGGCCCCGGCAACCTGCACCTGATCAACGGCCTGTTCGACTGCCACCGCAACCATGTGCCGGTGCTGGCGATCGCCGCACACATCCCTTCCAGCGAAATCGGCAGCGGCTACTTCCAGGAAACCCATCCGCAGGAGCTGTTCCGCGAATGCAGCCACTATTGCGAGCTGGTTTCCAACCCGGAACAGCTGCCGCGCGTGCTGGAGATCGCCATGCGCAAGGCGATCCTCAATCGCGGCGTCTCGGTGGTCGTCTTGCCGGGCGACGTGGCGCTGCGCATGGCGCCGGAAGACGCGCCCCTGACCTGGCATACCCCGGCGCTGCCGCTGGTGCAGCCGCCGATGAGCGAGCTGAACAAGCTGGCGGAAACGCTGAACAAAGCGAAGAACATCACCCTGATGTGCGGCAGCGGCTGCGCCGGCGCGCACGATGAAGTGGTCAAGCTGGCCGAACTGCTGCAGGCGCCGGTGGTCCACGCGCTACGCGGCAAAGAACATATCGAATGGGATAACCCGTACAGCGTCGGCATGACCGGGCTGATCGGTTTCTCCTCCGGTTATCACGCGATGATGAACGCCGACACGCTGGTGCTGCTCGGCACCCAGTTCCCCTATCGCGCGTTCTACCCCACCAACGCCAACATCATTCAGATCGACATCAACCCCGGCAGCATCGGCGCGCACTGCCCGGTCAACATGGCGCTGGTGGGCGATATCCACACCACCCTCACCGCCCTGCTGCCGCAGCTGGAGCCGAAGCGCGACCGGGCGTTCCTCGACAAGGCGCTGGAGCATTACCGCAACGCGCGCAAGGATCTCGACGGGCTGGCGACCGCCAACGACGACCAACCGATCCACCCGCAGTATCTGGCGCAGCAGCTCAGCCAGTACGCCAGCGACGACGCCATCTTCACCTGCGACGTCGGCACGCCGACGGTGTGGGCCGCCCGCTACGTGAAAATGAACGGCAAGCGCCGCCTGCTCGGTTCGTTCAACCACGGTTCGATGGCCAACGCCATGCCGCAGGCGATCGGCGCTCAGGCCACCGCGCCGGATAAACAGGTGATCGCCATGTGCGGCGACGGCGGCTTCACCATGCTGATGGGCGATTTCCTGTCGCTGGCGCAGCTCAAGCTGCCGGTGAAAATCGTGGTGTTCAACAACAGCGTGCTGGGGTTCGTGGCGATGGAGATGAAGGCCGGCGGCTACCTGACCGACGGCACCGACCTGCATAATCCGGACTTCGCGGCGATCGCCAACGCCGCCGGCATCAAGGGCATCCGCGTGGAAAAAGCCTCCGATCTGGACGGCGCGCTGCAGGAGATGTTGGCGCATCCCGGCCCGGCGCTGCTGGACGTGGTCACCGCCAAGCAAGAGCTGGCGATGCCGCCGCAGATCAAGTTCGAACAGGCGAAAGGCTTCAGCCTGTACATGCTGCGCGCCATCATCAACGGCCGCGGCGACGAAGTGGTTGAACTGGCGAAAACCAACTGGCTGCGCTAA
- the ltaE gene encoding low-specificity L-threonine aldolase: protein MLIDLRSDTVTRPSAAMRQAMAQAEVGDDVYGDDPTVNALEAEAVRLSGKEAALFLPSGTQANLVALLSHCQRGDEYLVGQQAHNYKYEAGGAAVLGSIQPQPIEADADGTLPLDKLAAAIKPDDIHFARTRLLSLENTISGRVLPQAYLQQAWQFTRERQLALHIDGARIFNAAVALNLPLKEIVQYCDTFTICLSKGLGAPVGSLLCGSEAFIQRALRWRKMTGGGLRQAGILAAAGLYALEHNVARLREDHDNAAWLEQQLRQIGVEIAAPGAQTNVLYLRQPPALAAKFGPWMRERGVLISSGPLTRILTHLDVSRQDLQRVVELWREFLQQHA, encoded by the coding sequence ATGCTTATCGATCTACGCAGCGACACCGTTACCCGCCCCAGCGCCGCCATGCGCCAGGCGATGGCTCAGGCAGAGGTCGGCGACGACGTCTACGGCGATGACCCGACGGTCAACGCGCTGGAGGCCGAGGCGGTGCGCCTGTCAGGCAAAGAAGCGGCATTGTTTCTGCCCAGCGGCACCCAGGCCAACCTGGTGGCGCTGCTGAGCCACTGCCAGCGCGGCGATGAATACCTGGTCGGCCAGCAGGCGCACAACTACAAATACGAAGCCGGCGGCGCAGCGGTGCTGGGCAGCATTCAGCCGCAGCCGATCGAGGCCGACGCCGACGGCACGTTGCCGCTGGACAAGCTCGCCGCCGCCATCAAACCCGACGACATCCACTTCGCCCGCACCCGGCTGCTGAGCCTGGAAAACACCATCAGCGGCAGAGTCTTGCCGCAGGCCTACCTGCAGCAGGCGTGGCAGTTTACCCGCGAGCGGCAGCTGGCGCTGCATATCGACGGCGCGCGCATCTTCAACGCCGCCGTGGCGCTGAACCTGCCGCTGAAAGAGATCGTGCAATACTGCGACACCTTCACCATTTGCCTGTCGAAAGGGTTGGGCGCGCCGGTCGGATCGCTGCTGTGCGGCAGCGAGGCCTTCATTCAGCGTGCGCTGCGCTGGCGTAAGATGACCGGCGGCGGGCTGCGTCAGGCCGGCATCCTGGCGGCGGCCGGTCTCTACGCGCTGGAGCATAACGTTGCGCGGCTGCGCGAAGACCATGACAACGCGGCCTGGCTGGAGCAACAGCTGCGGCAGATCGGCGTGGAGATCGCCGCTCCCGGCGCGCAGACCAACGTGCTGTACCTGCGCCAACCGCCGGCGCTGGCGGCCAAATTCGGTCCGTGGATGCGCGAACGCGGCGTGCTGATCAGCAGTGGCCCGCTGACGCGCATTCTGACCCACCTCGACGTCAGCCGTCAGGATCTGCAGCGGGTGGTCGAACTGTGGCGGGAGTTTCTTCAGCAGCACGCCTGA
- a CDS encoding DUF1294 domain-containing protein → MKLNVICYALLGLALIASLFSPHPVWMGLLLANLLTFLIYGGDKLAARKGWRRVPETTLLLFGALGGWLGALLAQQLFRHKTQKQPFKTWFILSVALNLAAVLGLWYWVYGRWIF, encoded by the coding sequence ATGAAGCTCAATGTGATTTGTTACGCCCTGCTGGGCCTGGCGCTGATCGCCAGTTTGTTCTCGCCGCATCCGGTGTGGATGGGGTTGCTGCTGGCGAACCTGCTGACGTTTCTGATCTACGGCGGCGATAAGCTGGCGGCGCGCAAAGGGTGGCGACGGGTGCCGGAGACGACGCTGTTGCTGTTCGGCGCGCTGGGCGGGTGGTTGGGTGCATTGCTGGCGCAGCAGCTGTTTCGCCACAAAACCCAGAAACAGCCGTTTAAAACCTGGTTCATCCTCAGCGTCGCGCTCAACCTGGCGGCGGTGCTGGGGCTGTGGTACTGGGTTTACGGCCGCTGGATTTTCTGA